Proteins from a single region of Butyrivibrio fibrisolvens:
- a CDS encoding DUF1622 domain-containing protein, which translates to METVISVADNYIYYIVELCTIIMELFGVMILVFTAIKSFAEWLKKDENIRLHLAQGIALALEFKLGGEVLRTVVVREWSELGILGAIILLRGVLTFLIHWEIKNEKNEIAQKE; encoded by the coding sequence ATGGAAACTGTCATTTCTGTAGCAGATAACTATATATATTACATTGTTGAACTCTGTACCATCATCATGGAACTCTTCGGAGTAATGATACTTGTTTTTACGGCGATCAAAAGCTTCGCCGAATGGCTCAAAAAAGATGAGAACATAAGGCTCCACCTTGCTCAGGGAATAGCACTTGCACTTGAGTTTAAGCTTGGCGGAGAGGTCCTTAGAACTGTTGTAGTAAGAGAATGGTCAGAGCTTGGAATTCTTGGCGCTATCATACTTCTTAGAGGCGTCCTTACCTTCCTTATCCATTGGGAGATCAAGAACGAGAAGAATGAGATCGCGCAGAAGGAATGA